The sequence below is a genomic window from Curtobacterium sp. MCPF17_002.
GTCATCATCCTGTCGCTCATCGGCGGTCTGCGGTCGTTCGACCTCATCTGGGCGATGACCGGCGGCGGGCCGGGCTTCACCAGTGACGTCATCGCGAGTGTGATCTACAAGCAGTACCAGGCCGGGTTCTACGGGCTGTCGACCGCGGGCAACGTCGTGTTGTTCATCGTCGTGACGGCGATCATGGTCCCGATCTCCTGGCTCATCAACCGCAAGGAGGCGGACCTGTGAGCACACCGCGCATCAACCGCAAGGAGGCGGACCTGTGACCGCGATCACCAGCCCCCGACGGGCCGCCGGCCGCGCGCCGGCCCCCGCCCCCCACGGCCGCCGCCGGCAGACCACCCGCAAGTGGATCATCGGCGCGATCGCCATCGTCGTCAGCTTCGTCGTGTTCCTGGTGCCGTTCCTCTTCGTCCTGCTGCAGGCGGCGAAGTCCCCGGCCGAGGCGAACCAGCTCGGCTTCACCCTGCCGGCCCAGTGGCAGCTGTGGCAGAACCTCGTCGCGGTGATGCAGACTGGCGACGGCGGGATCCTCCGGTCGTTCGTGAACAGCGCCGTCCTCACCGTGGGGAGCGTCATCATCATGGTGGTGTTCTCGGCGATGGTCGGCTACGTCCTGCAACGGCGGCCGAGCAAGTGGAACGGCCTGATCAACTTCTTCGTCCTCGCGGGCCTCATCGTGCCGCCGGCGATCGTGCCGACGATCTGGGTGCTGCAGGGCCTCAACCTGTTCAAGACGATGGGCGGGATGATCCTCATCGAGGCCACGTTCGGCCTGTCGTTCTGCATCCTGCTCTTCCGGGCGTTCGTGGCGACGATCCCGAAGGAGCTCGACGAGGCAGCGGTGCTCGACGGTGCCGGTCCGATCCGCCTGTTCTTCGGCGTGGTCCTGCCGCTCCTCAAGCCGGTGATCATCACGGTGGTGCTGGTGCAGTCGGTGACGGTCTTCAACGACTTCACGAACCCGTTGTACTTCCTGCCCGGGTCCGAGAACGCGACCGTCCAGCAGACGCTGTACTCGTTCCAGAGCCAGTCCGTCAGTCAGCTCAACCTGCTGTTCACGGACGTGCTGCTCATCACGATCCCGCCGCTCATCCTCTACATCTTCTTCAACCGTCAGATCGTCGCCGGCATGACCAGCGGCGCCGTCAAGGGCTGACGCCCGACCACCTTCCTGGAGGCGCGGCTCGCCTCCGCCGGGTCACCCCGCCCCCGCAGGGCGGCCCGGTCCACGATCCCTGCTCCGGTCGACGACGACCGGTCGCGTGAAAGGACCACACCACATGACCACCTGGACCGCATCGTTCATCGCGAGCGACGACGACCTCGGGAGCGCACCGATCCTGCGCCGGGAGTTCACCCTCGACGACGGCCACGGCCCGGTCACGAGTGCGACCCTCGACCTCAGCGCGCTCGGCGTCGTCGAGGGCTGGCTCGGCGCACAGCGTGTCTCCGACCACCTGCTCGAACCGGGGTGGACGAGCTACGAGTGGCGCATCCGCGTCGCCTCGCACGACGTGACGTCGCACCTGGCCGGCACCGAGCCCGGCGGGGCCGCGGTCCTCGCGCTCGTCGTCGGCAACGGGTGGGCCGCCGGTCGGCTCGCCTGGGGCGGCGGTGGCGGCTGGTACACGGACGAGCGGGCCGGGTTCGCCGAGCTCCGCATCACGTTCGCGGACGGCCACGAGCAGCGCGTCGTGACGGACTCGGCGTGGCAG
It includes:
- a CDS encoding carbohydrate ABC transporter permease — translated: MIGAIAIVVSFVVFLVPFLFVLLQAAKSPAEANQLGFTLPAQWQLWQNLVAVMQTGDGGILRSFVNSAVLTVGSVIIMVVFSAMVGYVLQRRPSKWNGLINFFVLAGLIVPPAIVPTIWVLQGLNLFKTMGGMILIEATFGLSFCILLFRAFVATIPKELDEAAVLDGAGPIRLFFGVVLPLLKPVIITVVLVQSVTVFNDFTNPLYFLPGSENATVQQTLYSFQSQSVSQLNLLFTDVLLITIPPLILYIFFNRQIVAGMTSGAVKG